From a single Leptospira levettii genomic region:
- the flgK gene encoding flagellar hook-associated protein FlgK has protein sequence MGSTFQGIEIGKRGLSVHQQAIQTTGHNISNADNKHYARQRVVMNSMDPIYDPAFNRAEVPGQIGQGVKISEIERVRDNFIDDRIIDSSSLKEYWGKKNDYLYQVETVFNEPTGTTLRSMMDQFWSSWEDLSNYPEETAHRAVVQEKAEALGSRMEDVYRKLSLLRDQSNREIEAKVNHLNTVAENIKSLNEKITKSQALGDNPNDLLDRRDELLQELAGMADITIGRSDEDELMVFIGQQILIQGQKVHKIDLVGNPNNDGLLDLKWSETGDTVLLRKGSIQALYEIRDRILVEKINAVDALAINAMDVINEIHKDGFGLNGKTNVNFFEQRALATNTFGEIDTDGDGLNDKTAVFRVTGRTSLDPDRPIGISGTMRFLKASPGGETEILVPYSKDDTLNAVIKRINRSETGVVAYMSHDNQLALKATTNPHDKKENFMIRHLEDSGELLVGLTGILTASGVSGSFDYRKIGEINKFQTNAQDITLTPMYHPSSFFKMSDDVRNNPANIAAGRGKDVNGSGDYNSPNGQKDGSNALLIAAALREKPVMFDYSKTTDDFYNSLISRLGTEAREAKQEYTTQNELMVELENMRQSVMGVNLDEEMANMVQFQQSYNASARMISTLNEMLDTIINRLGV, from the coding sequence ATGGGATCAACATTCCAAGGTATAGAAATCGGAAAACGAGGACTTTCGGTCCACCAACAAGCGATCCAAACCACAGGTCATAATATTTCCAACGCGGATAACAAACATTATGCGCGTCAACGAGTTGTCATGAATAGTATGGATCCAATTTATGATCCTGCTTTCAATCGAGCAGAAGTACCCGGCCAAATCGGACAAGGGGTAAAAATTTCTGAGATTGAACGAGTTCGTGATAATTTTATAGATGATCGTATCATTGATTCCTCTTCCTTAAAAGAATACTGGGGCAAAAAAAATGATTATTTGTACCAAGTAGAAACAGTTTTTAACGAACCTACGGGAACCACACTCAGGTCCATGATGGATCAGTTTTGGTCTTCTTGGGAAGATCTTTCGAACTATCCAGAAGAGACCGCTCACCGTGCCGTTGTACAAGAAAAAGCCGAAGCACTTGGTTCACGTATGGAAGATGTGTACAGAAAACTTTCTCTACTCCGTGACCAATCCAATCGGGAAATTGAAGCGAAGGTAAACCATCTCAATACGGTTGCAGAAAACATCAAATCACTCAATGAAAAGATTACCAAGTCACAAGCATTAGGTGACAATCCCAATGACCTTTTGGATAGAAGGGATGAACTTTTGCAAGAATTAGCTGGTATGGCGGATATTACCATCGGACGAAGTGATGAAGATGAACTCATGGTTTTTATTGGCCAACAAATCCTTATCCAAGGGCAAAAAGTTCACAAAATAGACTTGGTTGGGAATCCAAATAATGACGGATTGCTAGATTTAAAATGGTCTGAAACTGGTGATACAGTTCTCCTGCGAAAAGGGAGTATCCAAGCCCTATATGAAATCAGAGATCGAATCTTAGTCGAAAAAATCAATGCTGTCGATGCCCTTGCGATCAATGCTATGGATGTCATCAATGAAATCCACAAAGATGGATTTGGTCTGAATGGCAAAACCAATGTGAACTTCTTCGAACAAAGAGCCCTTGCAACGAATACCTTTGGGGAAATTGACACTGATGGTGATGGACTCAATGATAAAACAGCAGTGTTTCGTGTGACAGGTCGCACCTCTCTTGATCCTGATCGCCCGATCGGAATCTCAGGGACTATGCGATTTTTAAAAGCAAGTCCAGGTGGCGAAACAGAAATCCTTGTACCATATTCCAAGGATGATACATTAAATGCTGTCATCAAACGTATCAATCGTTCGGAAACTGGTGTTGTTGCTTACATGTCGCATGACAACCAATTGGCGCTAAAAGCAACGACAAACCCACACGATAAAAAAGAAAACTTTATGATCCGTCACTTAGAAGACTCTGGAGAGCTCCTTGTTGGACTCACAGGGATTTTGACTGCATCTGGTGTATCAGGATCGTTTGATTACCGTAAAATTGGTGAGATCAATAAGTTCCAAACAAATGCACAAGACATCACTCTCACACCGATGTACCATCCTTCTTCTTTTTTTAAGATGTCAGACGATGTGAGAAATAACCCGGCAAACATTGCAGCTGGTCGGGGTAAGGATGTGAATGGATCAGGCGATTACAATTCACCAAACGGTCAAAAAGATGGATCCAATGCACTTCTCATTGCAGCGGCACTAAGAGAAAAACCAGTGATGTTTGATTATTCCAAAACAACGGATGATTTTTACAACTCACTGATTTCAAGACTGGGAACTGAAGCTCGGGAAGCGAAACAAGAGTATACCACTCAAAACGAACTGATGGTGGAATTGGAAAACATGCGCCAATCAGTGATGGGAGTGAACTTAGATGAGGAGATGGCCAATATGGTCCAGTTCCAACAATCATATAATGCCTCGGCTCGTATGATCTCCACCCTCAATGAAATGTTAGATACCATCATCAATAGGTTAGGTGTATAA